One genomic segment of Rivularia sp. PCC 7116 includes these proteins:
- a CDS encoding M23 family metallopeptidase, whose translation MSPTFQAIGSASSSVNKNVQSDAQKSTETEPKANTGGSKSRFGISSKAMLVAHAPRSSRTIRASRTSKKRRSRAIRATNASKKRSRKIKVARASRRRLYWRLPWVGATATVTQRWHSDSWGRYKSVDFGLPAGTPVVAPIASRVLSFCNAGRNHLAIRLQAADGNRYSLVHVKSRSVYVNKRYRKGQIIGVIARNTPRNRCARSTGPHLHMSFPRQNFKLGRYWFSRSYIPKRLKP comes from the coding sequence TTGTCTCCAACGTTTCAAGCTATTGGAAGTGCGTCATCAAGCGTAAATAAAAATGTTCAAAGCGATGCACAAAAATCTACCGAGACTGAGCCTAAAGCGAATACTGGAGGAAGCAAATCTAGGTTTGGTATAAGCTCAAAAGCGATGTTAGTAGCTCATGCTCCTAGAAGTTCGAGAACTATCAGAGCATCTCGTACCTCTAAGAAAAGAAGATCGAGAGCTATCAGAGCAACTAATGCTTCTAAGAAAAGATCGAGAAAGATTAAAGTAGCTCGTGCTTCTAGAAGAAGACTGTATTGGAGATTGCCTTGGGTTGGAGCAACCGCAACAGTAACTCAGCGCTGGCATTCGGATAGCTGGGGTAGATATAAAAGTGTAGATTTTGGATTACCTGCCGGAACACCTGTAGTAGCTCCTATTGCAAGTAGAGTCTTATCGTTCTGTAATGCAGGTAGAAATCATCTAGCAATTCGCCTACAAGCGGCAGATGGCAACAGGTATAGCTTAGTTCACGTTAAATCGAGAAGCGTGTATGTCAATAAAAGGTATAGAAAGGGTCAAATTATAGGAGTTATAGCCCGTAATACACCCCGCAATCGTTGCGCTAGATCGACTGGTCCGCATTTACATATGTCTTTCCCAAGACAGAATTTTAAATTAGGTAGATATTGGTTTTCGCGCTCTTATATCCCTAAAAGATTGAAACCTTAA
- the dacB gene encoding D-alanyl-D-alanine carboxypeptidase/D-alanyl-D-alanine-endopeptidase — MSKKSSLSLLLLFFGVQFGVNQQAATAQTNSGVVIPTTPRNTPRVPSRTIPTLPRRTPTTPRRTPAPSGNRFCASQLNYAVDSITNRTQFNRTHWGIMVQNLGSPRTLYSRNHKKYFTPASVTKLMTTAAALQTLSPNYRIRTSVYETGNGVVQVVGRGDPSLKSEQLEVLAKQLRQKGVRRINRLIANDAYFKGEAVEPSWMWEDVQFYYGAPVNSLMLNENAAVIRLYPQRVGRRLLLKWDNPLDASGWKVVNQTMTARKGTKRYIEVKRDLKGQTLYLTGQLPEGSRPDITAIAVFNPIQNFLTHFRQSLRKQGVSVKGAYWGTTKTSGRELAAVQSPPLSELITETNINSNNLYAEALLKALATKKPLERNQTTVDAGLEVMKSTLTRIGVEPTTYKLVDGSGLSRKDLISPQALVQTLQGMAKSRYASVFRASLPVAGKNGTLKYRFKDIAPEGLVQAKTGTMTGVVTLAGYVNAPNYGPVAFSIMVNQTEQPIRTVRNAIDEIVVHLSKMQRC; from the coding sequence ATGTCTAAAAAGTCTTCTCTAAGTTTACTATTATTATTCTTCGGAGTTCAATTTGGTGTCAATCAGCAAGCAGCAACAGCACAAACAAATTCGGGAGTAGTAATACCAACAACCCCCAGAAATACACCTCGGGTTCCCAGTCGAACTATACCTACACTTCCTAGAAGAACACCTACAACTCCTAGAAGAACTCCCGCACCTTCAGGAAATAGATTTTGCGCTTCTCAATTAAATTATGCAGTTGATTCTATAACAAATCGTACTCAATTTAACAGAACGCATTGGGGCATTATGGTGCAAAATCTGGGTTCACCACGAACTTTGTATAGCCGCAATCATAAAAAATATTTTACTCCTGCATCCGTCACTAAGTTGATGACAACGGCAGCAGCTTTACAAACTCTTAGTCCTAATTATCGTATCCGTACTTCAGTGTATGAAACTGGAAATGGCGTAGTACAAGTAGTTGGTAGAGGAGATCCTAGCTTAAAAAGCGAACAGCTTGAAGTCTTAGCAAAACAGTTGCGTCAAAAAGGTGTTCGCCGAATTAATAGATTAATAGCTAATGATGCTTACTTTAAAGGTGAAGCTGTCGAGCCAAGTTGGATGTGGGAAGATGTACAGTTTTATTACGGCGCACCAGTTAACAGTTTAATGTTAAATGAAAATGCTGCTGTAATTAGGCTATATCCTCAAAGAGTTGGCAGACGTTTGTTATTAAAGTGGGATAATCCTTTAGATGCATCTGGATGGAAAGTTGTTAATCAAACGATGACAGCCCGTAAAGGTACAAAGAGATACATAGAAGTTAAGCGGGATTTAAAAGGGCAAACCTTATATTTAACAGGACAACTTCCCGAAGGTTCTCGCCCCGATATCACCGCGATCGCAGTCTTTAACCCAATACAAAATTTCTTGACACATTTTCGGCAAAGCTTGAGAAAACAAGGAGTTTCCGTTAAAGGAGCGTACTGGGGAACTACTAAAACTAGCGGAAGAGAATTAGCCGCAGTCCAATCACCACCATTATCTGAATTGATTACAGAGACAAATATTAATAGTAATAATTTGTATGCAGAAGCTTTATTAAAAGCATTAGCGACTAAAAAGCCGTTAGAGAGAAACCAAACAACCGTTGATGCGGGTTTAGAAGTGATGAAGTCAACCTTAACACGAATCGGAGTTGAGCCTACAACCTATAAATTAGTAGATGGTTCGGGTTTATCTCGTAAAGACTTAATCAGTCCTCAAGCATTAGTGCAGACATTGCAGGGAATGGCAAAATCTCGCTATGCTTCCGTTTTCCGCGCTTCACTACCGGTTGCAGGTAAAAACGGCACACTAAAGTATCGTTTTAAGGATATAGCTCCCGAAGGTTTGGTACAAGCAAAAACCGGAACCATGACTGGTGTTGTCACCCTTGCTGGATATGTCAACGCACCTAATTATGGTCCCGTAGCATTCAGTATTATGGTGAATCAAACCGAACAGCCAATTAGAACTGTTAGGAATGCAATTGATGAGATTGTAGTGCATTTAAGTAAGATGCAGAGGTGTTAA
- a CDS encoding DoxX family protein, with translation MTTPTLQIQIEQMYNPKVQLRNSDIVLAYTFLRLVFGINMFVHGLVRLPNISGFVDSQVGLYKDIAIPPLLIAGPAYLIPIVEFAVGLLLILGLQTRKALIANFLLMMTLMFGVCLLQKWDIAGSQLIYNLILFILLAGCNFNLISVDSWLSRRKG, from the coding sequence ATGACGACACCTACGTTACAGATTCAGATAGAGCAAATGTATAACCCAAAAGTTCAATTGCGTAACTCAGATATTGTTCTAGCTTACACTTTTTTGCGGCTAGTTTTTGGTATCAATATGTTTGTTCATGGTTTGGTTAGACTCCCTAATATATCTGGTTTTGTTGATTCTCAGGTAGGACTTTACAAAGATATTGCGATACCTCCATTATTAATAGCCGGACCTGCTTATCTAATTCCTATTGTAGAATTTGCTGTAGGTTTGCTATTAATTTTGGGTTTGCAAACTCGTAAAGCTTTGATAGCTAATTTCCTGTTAATGATGACTTTGATGTTCGGGGTTTGTTTGCTACAAAAATGGGACATAGCTGGTTCGCAATTAATTTATAATTTAATCTTGTTTATATTACTCGCTGGTTGTAATTTCAATTTAATTTCTGTGGATAGTTGGTTAAGCCGTAGAAAAGGATAA
- a CDS encoding DoxX family protein, with product MGFKKYIPLIGRAFLAAIFLKAAVANTLGFQGIVEMMTNRGLPAPQLLLLGNIFCTLVGGLSILLGFKARIGAILLIIFLVPTTFVFHNPFTDPKELNAFLKNFGLVGSMLLIYYYGTGPVSLDAESATNDYDDTYVTDSDRANV from the coding sequence ATGGGCTTCAAAAAATATATTCCGTTAATTGGTAGAGCTTTTCTCGCAGCAATTTTTCTAAAAGCTGCGGTTGCTAACACTCTTGGTTTTCAAGGAATCGTAGAAATGATGACTAACAGGGGTTTACCCGCACCACAATTATTGCTTCTTGGTAATATTTTCTGTACTTTGGTGGGTGGGCTTTCAATTTTGTTAGGCTTCAAAGCACGTATAGGAGCAATTTTATTAATTATCTTCTTAGTTCCTACAACATTCGTCTTTCATAATCCTTTCACCGATCCTAAAGAATTGAATGCTTTTCTGAAAAACTTCGGTTTAGTTGGTTCGATGCTACTGATATATTACTACGGAACTGGGCCAGTTAGCTTAGATGCAGAATCAGCTACTAACGACTATGACGACACCTACGTTACAGATTCAGATAGAGCAAATGTATAA
- a CDS encoding NAD(P)/FAD-dependent oxidoreductase, with translation MTSQKPRVVIIGAGFAGVEVAKKLGKYGVNVLLIDRHNYHTFVPMLYQVATAVLYPHQIIYPLRRLLRNLPTVNFLQADVRKVDFDNQIVCADNVAIDYNYLVIATGSQSQFLGVTGAPENSFPMRTLTDAIAIRNQVLSRFEQATKVTNKDEQTRLLTFVIVGGGATGIELAGSLNELIQSALKKDYPTLNPDSARVILIQSGDRLFPSYPQKLGKYTEKWLLHHGIKVHLNSKVSKVTPEAVYLEDNTVIFTDTVIWTAGVLAATPETKQSVKTAAKEKVIVEQTLQLCGHKNIYGVGDVSYVDTQEEFNGVAQEAIQQGKTAADNILLQMRGESPKSFNYFNKGRLAIIAKHAGVGKIGKFPIKGFIAWFLWLEVHLLYLPGIRNRLGVLFNWLKYYFFSEGASRIIISTGKSEKLPVSSEQ, from the coding sequence ATGACCTCTCAAAAACCAAGAGTTGTAATAATCGGTGCTGGTTTTGCTGGTGTAGAAGTTGCTAAAAAGCTAGGTAAATATGGGGTCAATGTTTTGCTAATTGACCGTCATAATTATCACACCTTTGTCCCAATGCTCTACCAAGTAGCCACTGCTGTACTTTATCCCCATCAAATTATTTATCCCTTGCGTCGTTTATTACGAAATTTACCAACAGTAAATTTTTTGCAAGCTGATGTAAGAAAAGTTGATTTTGATAATCAAATTGTTTGTGCAGATAATGTAGCAATTGATTACAATTATTTAGTCATTGCGACTGGCAGTCAATCTCAATTCCTGGGAGTGACAGGAGCGCCGGAAAACAGTTTTCCTATGAGGACTTTGACAGATGCGATCGCCATCCGCAACCAAGTTTTAAGCCGTTTTGAACAGGCAACAAAAGTTACTAATAAGGATGAGCAAACACGGTTACTAACTTTTGTCATAGTCGGTGGTGGTGCAACTGGTATAGAATTAGCTGGTAGTTTAAACGAATTAATTCAAAGCGCTTTAAAAAAAGACTACCCAACTTTAAATCCAGATAGCGCCAGAGTCATACTTATACAATCCGGAGACAGATTATTTCCTAGCTATCCCCAAAAGTTAGGAAAATATACTGAAAAATGGTTGCTCCATCATGGAATCAAGGTACATCTTAATTCTAAAGTTAGTAAAGTTACTCCAGAAGCTGTTTATTTAGAAGATAATACCGTTATTTTTACAGATACAGTTATATGGACTGCGGGAGTATTAGCAGCAACTCCTGAAACGAAACAGTCAGTAAAAACCGCTGCAAAAGAGAAAGTTATAGTTGAGCAAACCTTACAACTTTGCGGGCATAAAAACATATATGGTGTAGGGGATGTTTCCTATGTTGATACTCAAGAAGAATTCAATGGAGTAGCACAAGAAGCTATTCAGCAAGGAAAAACAGCAGCAGATAACATCCTTCTACAAATGCGTGGAGAATCACCCAAAAGCTTCAATTACTTTAACAAGGGGCGTTTGGCTATAATTGCAAAACATGCAGGAGTTGGTAAAATTGGAAAATTTCCAATCAAAGGATTTATTGCCTGGTTTCTGTGGTTAGAAGTTCATTTGCTATATTTACCTGGAATTCGTAACCGTTTGGGAGTACTTTTCAATTGGCTGAAATATTATTTCTTTTCTGAAGGAGCATCTAGGATTATTATTTCTACAGGAAAGAGCGAGAAGTTACCAGTTAGCAGCGAACAGTAA
- a CDS encoding calcium-binding protein, with amino-acid sequence MEDQKLTKIPVTPIDGPIPVEPDFPIGGPTPEATIQIEGSPKKAQARTSAESIIPAANRIEGTDNPEILFTTPGDDLVLAKGGNDTIFGSLGNDTYSGGDGFDSLDYSLLGKKITLLPRGFVGNGDTQGSQIQEIERIVGAPNKDNAIDGSGGRRTKTSFNINLAQEKLVVENLPGGGSFKFEVENFVNIEGTENDDSLTGNDKRNRISGNGGNDVLIGGLESDTLFGGSGNDTLTGSDPTVSQTPGSERDELTGGSGIDKFILGNEKGSFYDDFTSNDFARITDFTFGETIQLSTQATYNIEQSSNGFNVFLVKDSGKDVIAKVTVSLGISSARSAALTTDAALTTESAVSSLLTGIPEGDFTINSGEQKGVFVA; translated from the coding sequence ATGGAAGACCAAAAACTTACCAAGATTCCTGTCACTCCTATCGATGGGCCAATTCCTGTAGAGCCTGATTTTCCTATCGGCGGACCAACTCCTGAAGCCACAATTCAAATTGAAGGAAGTCCAAAAAAAGCTCAAGCAAGAACAAGTGCTGAATCAATAATTCCAGCAGCAAATCGCATCGAGGGAACTGATAACCCAGAAATACTTTTCACAACTCCCGGAGATGACTTGGTTTTGGCTAAAGGTGGTAACGATACTATCTTTGGCAGTCTTGGAAATGATACGTATAGCGGTGGTGATGGATTTGATAGTCTAGACTACAGTCTATTAGGGAAAAAAATTACCCTGCTTCCAAGAGGTTTTGTGGGTAATGGAGATACTCAAGGAAGTCAAATTCAAGAGATAGAAAGAATTGTCGGAGCACCAAATAAAGATAATGCGATTGATGGTTCGGGTGGTAGGAGAACAAAGACATCTTTCAACATCAATTTAGCCCAGGAAAAGTTAGTAGTAGAAAATCTTCCCGGAGGCGGTTCCTTTAAATTTGAAGTCGAAAATTTTGTAAATATTGAAGGAACAGAAAATGACGACTCGCTTACCGGTAACGATAAAAGAAACAGGATATCAGGAAACGGTGGTAATGATGTTCTGATTGGTGGATTAGAAAGCGACACCTTGTTTGGCGGTTCTGGAAATGACACTTTGACAGGTTCAGATCCAACAGTAAGTCAGACTCCTGGAAGCGAAAGAGATGAACTAACTGGTGGTTCTGGTATAGATAAATTCATTTTAGGTAACGAAAAAGGTTCCTTCTACGATGATTTCACCAGCAATGATTTTGCTCGAATCACCGACTTTACATTTGGAGAGACAATCCAATTGAGTACTCAAGCAACATATAATATCGAACAAAGTAGCAACGGATTTAATGTATTTTTAGTTAAAGATTCCGGTAAAGATGTAATCGCGAAAGTAACCGTCTCTTTGGGAATATCAAGTGCAAGAAGTGCAGCTTTGACAACAGATGCAGCATTAACTACAGAATCTGCTGTCAGTAGTTTATTGACTGGCATTCCTGAAGGTGATTTTACAATCAACTCCGGAGAACAGAAGGGTGTCTTTGTTGCGTAG
- a CDS encoding Uma2 family endonuclease, giving the protein MIAIPEKPQKMTIEEYLEWEPLQDIRYEYVNGEVLAMTGGTIPHNDIALNFYRNLYPHLSSKGCKANVSDVKVQVTPQSPYYYPDVIVSCNPEDLKARKFYKNPKLIAEVLSPGTSSKDRGEKFTYYLKMLSLQEYILIDSENISVERYCRGEGIMWLYYPYIAGDIVTLSSIEFEIPIELFYEGVVFETTNSKQ; this is encoded by the coding sequence ATGATAGCTATTCCCGAGAAGCCCCAAAAAATGACAATTGAGGAATATCTTGAATGGGAACCCCTGCAAGATATTCGCTACGAATATGTTAATGGCGAAGTTTTGGCAATGACTGGTGGTACAATTCCCCATAATGATATTGCTCTAAATTTTTATAGAAATTTGTACCCACATCTAAGTTCTAAAGGCTGTAAGGCTAACGTCTCAGATGTGAAAGTACAGGTTACTCCTCAAAGTCCTTACTACTATCCAGATGTTATCGTTAGTTGCAACCCTGAAGACCTCAAGGCTCGTAAATTTTATAAAAATCCGAAGCTAATAGCTGAAGTGCTTTCTCCGGGTACGAGTTCTAAAGATAGAGGAGAAAAATTTACTTACTACTTAAAAATGCTTTCTTTGCAAGAATATATCTTGATTGATTCGGAAAATATTTCTGTCGAGCGTTACTGTAGGGGAGAAGGAATAATGTGGCTTTATTATCCTTATATAGCAGGAGATATTGTCACTTTATCAAGTATTGAATTCGAGATTCCTATCGAGTTATTTTATGAAGGTGTTGTCTTTGAAACAACGAACAGCAAACAGTAA